The following proteins come from a genomic window of Shewanella halifaxensis HAW-EB4:
- a CDS encoding DUF1249 domain-containing protein: MSKVVFARKNKYQPNVSQFLALCGRNYMHIQRWLTLEPCEGEQWRVKGEFGQLDVCLLENTRYTQLVQISRCVGSHDWLTTPKVSVRIYHDAKLAEVLTSQQIYQLRPVYDYPNMHMHHRDEKYQVNAFLEELLKIDNLTKFVS; the protein is encoded by the coding sequence GTGTCAAAAGTCGTCTTTGCAAGAAAAAATAAGTATCAGCCTAATGTGAGTCAGTTTTTGGCGCTTTGTGGGCGTAACTATATGCATATTCAACGCTGGCTAACCCTTGAACCTTGTGAGGGGGAACAGTGGCGGGTAAAAGGCGAATTTGGTCAGTTAGATGTTTGCTTGTTAGAAAATACTCGATATACCCAATTAGTGCAGATTTCACGCTGCGTAGGCAGTCATGACTGGCTAACGACTCCAAAAGTTTCGGTGCGCATTTACCATGATGCTAAATTAGCAGAAGTGTTAACTAGTCAACAGATTTATCAATTGCGACCAGTGTATGATTATCCAAATATGCATATGCATCATCGAGATGAAAAGTACCAAGTCAATGCTTTTCTAGAAGAGTTATTAAAGATTGATAACTTAACTAAATTTGTTAGTTGA
- a CDS encoding YqiA/YcfP family alpha/beta fold hydrolase, protein MLLYIHGFNSSPLSDKGLVTARFIAEHHPKLKFQQPQLPCEPLEAMALLIDVVEKAKADGESLTYIGSSLGGYFASYLAETYGGRAVLINPAVKPFELFDEFIGTQYNPYTDETYQVVAEHKQDVARYNTPAILNPDRFYVLLQTGDEVLDYKQAVQKYHCCKLLIEPGGDHSFIGYEDQLASICEYLFS, encoded by the coding sequence ATGCTGCTATATATACATGGATTTAATAGTTCTCCCCTCTCCGACAAAGGTTTGGTTACCGCGCGCTTTATTGCAGAGCATCACCCCAAGCTGAAATTTCAACAGCCTCAACTGCCCTGTGAGCCGCTAGAAGCGATGGCGCTATTGATCGATGTAGTTGAAAAAGCCAAAGCAGATGGTGAGTCACTCACCTACATTGGTTCTTCGCTAGGTGGGTATTTCGCGAGTTATTTAGCTGAAACTTACGGTGGACGCGCAGTTTTAATTAATCCTGCGGTAAAACCGTTCGAACTGTTTGATGAATTCATTGGCACTCAGTACAATCCCTATACGGATGAGACCTACCAAGTTGTTGCTGAACATAAGCAAGACGTCGCGCGCTACAATACGCCCGCAATATTAAATCCAGATCGCTTTTATGTACTATTACAGACAGGCGATGAAGTGCTCGACTATAAACAGGCCGTGCAGAAATATCACTGCTGTAAGCTCTTAATAGAACCAGGTGGCGACCATAGCTTTATCGGCTACGAGGACCAACTTGCTTCTATCTGTGAATATCTGTTTTCTTGA
- a CDS encoding DUF2333 family protein encodes MQVTWKKILAAVIVVFLIGYLISVWWSVEPDPIEQNAYNQQSVDNVIGYATTSALILTIEALLDKPGGWLSNDVTPPSIFMDNMPAFEFGAIEQTRDLALIMRKEFSRSQSQSSADKDLLAAHSKLNIEHTSWLVPSAESEYRDAVKLLKLYRARMMATENPDAQFYARADNLNEWLKEVQKRLGSMSQNLSASVGQERLNTDLSGDSAARQSTPGAGAQEIKTSWWKIDDVFYETRGATWALLNFMKAIEVDFADVLQKKNAQVSLRQIIRELEETQQPIWSPMILNGSGFGVVANHSLVMANYISRANAAVIDLTNLLTQG; translated from the coding sequence ATGCAAGTGACATGGAAGAAAATCTTAGCAGCCGTTATTGTTGTTTTCTTGATTGGCTATCTAATTAGTGTCTGGTGGAGTGTAGAGCCTGACCCTATTGAGCAAAATGCATATAATCAACAAAGTGTCGACAATGTTATTGGTTATGCAACAACCAGCGCATTGATTTTGACTATTGAAGCTCTGCTAGATAAGCCTGGAGGTTGGCTTTCAAATGATGTGACGCCACCATCGATCTTCATGGACAACATGCCTGCGTTTGAGTTTGGAGCCATTGAGCAGACGCGAGATTTGGCGCTAATTATGCGTAAAGAGTTCAGCCGTTCCCAGTCGCAATCTAGTGCAGACAAAGATCTGTTAGCGGCACATTCAAAGCTTAATATTGAGCATACTAGTTGGTTAGTACCTAGCGCCGAGAGTGAGTATCGTGACGCAGTAAAGCTACTTAAGCTTTATCGCGCTCGTATGATGGCCACAGAAAACCCTGACGCGCAGTTTTACGCTCGTGCCGATAACTTAAATGAGTGGCTTAAAGAGGTGCAAAAGCGCCTAGGCAGCATGTCACAAAATCTGTCTGCAAGCGTGGGGCAAGAGCGTCTAAATACAGACTTATCAGGTGATAGCGCCGCAAGACAATCAACACCAGGGGCTGGCGCCCAAGAGATTAAAACTAGCTGGTGGAAAATCGATGATGTTTTCTATGAGACTCGTGGTGCCACATGGGCATTGCTGAATTTTATGAAGGCGATCGAAGTCGATTTCGCCGATGTATTACAAAAGAAAAATGCTCAGGTGAGTCTGCGTCAGATTATTCGTGAGCTAGAAGAAACACAACAACCCATTTGGAGCCCGATGATCCTTAACGGTTCAGGTTTTGGGGTTGTCGCTAATCACTCTTTGGTGATGGCGAACTACATCTCCCGCGCAAATGCTGCGGTTATCGATCTAACTAACTTATTAACTCAAGGTTAA
- the cpdA gene encoding 3',5'-cyclic-AMP phosphodiesterase: MLKAAISYSISEAKSVRIVQVTDPHLFADPEAQLLGVNTAQSLGAVLNTISAVNYPADFMLATGDISQDYSNESYHSFVDAISPLEIPCHYLPGNHDDPRIMSLHMQGPKVFGQKRILAGNWQILMLDSTVRGRPGGHMSDAELDLIDSAIAAEPERHTLLVMHHNPILAGCNWLDQHCMDNGSHFIEKAAQYPQVKGLLWGHIHQTIDTEHKGPHGALKLMATPSTCIQFKPKSPYFALDAQQPGYRLLELKSDGSILTNVYRVPGETFSPDKDAGGY, from the coding sequence TTGCTAAAAGCGGCTATCTCTTATTCGATTTCTGAAGCTAAGAGTGTGAGAATCGTGCAAGTCACAGATCCTCACCTGTTTGCCGATCCCGAAGCTCAGTTACTCGGAGTTAATACCGCTCAAAGTCTTGGCGCTGTGCTTAACACCATATCTGCTGTCAACTACCCCGCAGACTTCATGCTTGCGACTGGGGATATCAGCCAAGATTACTCAAATGAGTCATATCACAGCTTTGTCGATGCTATTTCTCCATTAGAGATCCCTTGCCATTATCTTCCAGGTAACCATGACGACCCACGGATCATGAGCCTGCATATGCAAGGGCCTAAAGTGTTTGGCCAGAAGCGTATCTTAGCGGGGAACTGGCAGATCCTTATGTTGGACTCAACGGTAAGGGGTCGCCCAGGTGGCCACATGTCCGACGCTGAATTAGACTTGATCGATAGTGCTATTGCAGCCGAACCTGAACGTCATACGTTACTGGTGATGCACCATAATCCGATTCTTGCCGGTTGTAATTGGCTTGACCAGCACTGTATGGATAATGGCAGCCATTTCATTGAAAAGGCTGCGCAGTACCCCCAAGTAAAAGGTTTACTTTGGGGTCACATCCATCAAACTATCGATACTGAGCATAAAGGGCCGCACGGTGCACTTAAATTGATGGCAACGCCATCTACCTGCATCCAGTTTAAGCCCAAGTCTCCTTATTTTGCGCTCGATGCTCAGCAACCGGGGTACCGTTTGCTGGAGCTTAAATCCGATGGTAGCATTCTGACCAATGTTTACCGGGTACCTGGCGAAACATTTTCACCCGATAAAGATGCTGGCGGTTATTAG
- the tolC gene encoding outer membrane channel protein TolC gives MKFKIRSLCAALTLAATAQAAHADDLLQIYQQALTSDPIVLQAQAQRDALYEQIEENRAPLLPTISANVGYDKAWNDPSADSSGITGGITLNQVIYDHSAWVGLSLAEKAASQADSAYASSLQSLIIRVTNAYFDVLTAMDDYEFQGAEKRAIGRQLEQTKQRFAVGLTAITDVHEAQAQYDLANAQEILSQNTLANSYEALREITGIDHKQIDILDMNRFSATAVAPASSTDWIKIAETNSIDLMTTRIGKDIAEETITLYKAGHMPSLSLNAGYNKGIEQEPGNDFDNGTVGVTLSIPIFEGFKVSSRVNQAQYQYVEASAKLEQTHRQVVKNVRNNFNNVGASISSIRAYEQSVISSQSALQATEAGFEVGTRTIVDVLNSTRNLYDSKRKLSDARYGYINSILALKQAAGTLNEDDVASINSGLTAPAVTK, from the coding sequence ATGAAATTCAAAATCCGTTCTCTATGTGCCGCACTAACACTTGCAGCTACCGCACAAGCAGCTCATGCTGATGACCTTCTACAAATATATCAACAAGCATTGACCAGTGATCCCATTGTGCTACAAGCTCAAGCTCAACGTGATGCTTTGTATGAACAGATTGAAGAAAACCGTGCGCCACTACTACCAACCATCAGTGCTAATGTCGGTTACGACAAAGCATGGAATGACCCAAGTGCTGACTCTAGCGGTATTACTGGCGGCATTACGCTTAACCAAGTGATTTACGATCACAGCGCATGGGTAGGCTTAAGCCTAGCCGAAAAAGCCGCTTCTCAAGCAGACTCAGCTTATGCATCGTCGCTACAGAGCTTGATTATCCGTGTCACTAACGCTTATTTTGACGTGTTAACCGCCATGGATGACTATGAGTTTCAAGGCGCAGAAAAGCGTGCGATTGGACGTCAGCTAGAACAGACTAAACAACGTTTTGCTGTAGGTTTGACGGCGATTACTGACGTACACGAAGCACAGGCTCAGTATGACTTAGCTAACGCGCAAGAAATTCTAAGTCAAAACACCCTTGCTAATAGCTATGAAGCATTGCGTGAAATTACAGGTATTGATCATAAGCAGATCGATATCCTAGATATGAATCGCTTTTCAGCAACAGCGGTTGCACCTGCATCTTCAACTGATTGGATTAAGATCGCAGAAACCAACAGCATTGACTTGATGACAACGCGTATCGGTAAAGATATCGCTGAAGAGACTATCACGCTTTACAAAGCTGGCCATATGCCATCACTGAGCTTGAATGCCGGTTATAACAAAGGTATTGAGCAAGAGCCAGGAAATGACTTTGATAACGGTACGGTTGGCGTAACACTAAGCATTCCTATCTTTGAAGGTTTCAAAGTGTCTTCGCGTGTTAACCAAGCACAGTACCAGTATGTAGAAGCAAGCGCGAAACTTGAGCAGACACACCGCCAAGTGGTTAAAAATGTACGCAATAACTTTAACAACGTCGGTGCATCTATCAGCTCTATTCGTGCTTACGAACAATCAGTGATCTCTTCACAGAGCGCATTACAGGCTACCGAAGCGGGTTTTGAAGTGGGTACCCGTACTATCGTTGACGTATTGAACAGTACGCGTAACTTATATGATTCAAAGCGTAAGCTTTCTGATGCGCGTTATGGCTATATCAACTCAATTCTAGCGCTTAAGCAAGCTGCGGGCACCTTGAACGAAGATGATGTTGCCTCAATTAACAGCGGCCTTACAGCTCCAGCAGTGACTAAGTAA
- a CDS encoding TIGR04219 family outer membrane beta-barrel protein, whose product MKKTLLACALLSSLVGASAQAATVVGFKIGGDYWKADTNGTFAEKGQPQQEFNYDSSSQGSIWVAVEHPIPLIPNVKIRQNSLEADGKMSGADFNYNGHNFQGDVNSTTDLSNTDFVLYYEILDNDIVALDLGAAYKKMDGKFRVADAGHPETKNIDSGIVMGYIDAQVGVPGLGLYGFADVMMGVDESSVYDYSLGLGWNFDGAALDYRIRAGYRDFKFDVNGFDGVTADMQFKGYFAGVELVF is encoded by the coding sequence ATGAAAAAGACGTTATTGGCGTGTGCACTATTAAGTTCATTAGTGGGCGCTTCTGCTCAAGCTGCAACCGTTGTCGGGTTTAAAATTGGTGGCGACTACTGGAAAGCTGATACCAATGGTACTTTTGCTGAAAAGGGTCAACCACAGCAAGAGTTTAACTATGATTCATCTTCGCAGGGCAGTATCTGGGTAGCTGTTGAGCATCCAATTCCGCTTATTCCAAACGTTAAGATTAGACAAAATAGCTTAGAAGCCGATGGCAAGATGAGCGGCGCTGATTTCAACTATAACGGTCATAACTTTCAGGGCGACGTAAACAGTACTACAGATCTTAGCAATACCGATTTTGTGCTTTATTACGAGATCTTAGATAACGATATCGTTGCGCTTGATTTAGGTGCAGCTTACAAGAAGATGGACGGTAAGTTCCGTGTTGCCGATGCTGGTCACCCAGAGACTAAAAATATCGATAGCGGTATCGTCATGGGTTATATCGACGCACAAGTTGGCGTTCCAGGTCTTGGCCTATACGGTTTTGCCGATGTGATGATGGGCGTCGATGAGTCAAGTGTATACGACTACTCATTGGGTCTTGGCTGGAACTTCGATGGTGCAGCACTAGATTACCGTATTCGCGCGGGTTACCGTGACTTTAAGTTTGACGTAAACGGTTTCGATGGCGTAACCGCTGATATGCAGTTTAAAGGTTACTTTGCTGGTGTTGAACTAGTATTCTAA
- the nudF gene encoding ADP-ribose diphosphatase, protein MNSTFNRDDVKLLSKNTLFKGFFKMDEYRFKHRLFNGGWSDEVSREVFERGHAVVVLPYDPISDQVVLIEQIRIPVLESGKNPWLLELVAGMIDSGQLSADVAHRELKEEAGLHAQQLTKVNEYFSSPGGASERFDFYWAKICAAEAKGVHGLEHEQEDIRVHVLSREQAYQMVVSGRIDNASTVIGLLWLQLNYQDIIKLNG, encoded by the coding sequence ATGAACAGCACATTTAATCGTGATGACGTGAAACTTTTGAGCAAAAATACCTTATTTAAAGGTTTTTTTAAGATGGATGAGTACCGCTTTAAACACCGATTGTTTAATGGTGGCTGGAGTGATGAGGTGTCACGTGAGGTATTTGAACGTGGCCATGCCGTGGTTGTCTTACCCTACGACCCCATTTCGGATCAGGTGGTATTGATTGAGCAGATCCGTATTCCCGTACTTGAAAGTGGTAAAAACCCTTGGTTACTCGAACTCGTGGCGGGGATGATCGACAGCGGACAGCTTTCGGCCGATGTTGCCCATCGTGAGCTTAAGGAGGAGGCCGGCTTGCACGCGCAACAATTAACGAAAGTGAATGAATACTTCTCAAGTCCGGGTGGAGCCAGCGAGCGTTTTGACTTTTATTGGGCTAAGATCTGTGCCGCAGAGGCAAAAGGGGTTCATGGCTTAGAGCATGAACAAGAAGATATTCGAGTTCATGTATTGAGCCGAGAGCAAGCCTATCAAATGGTGGTATCGGGGCGAATTGATAATGCGTCTACCGTAATAGGCCTGCTTTGGCTGCAATTAAATTATCAAGATATCATTAAGCTGAACGGTTAG